Proteins from one Sinomonas terrae genomic window:
- a CDS encoding carbohydrate ABC transporter permease — protein MIENKVEPDLRGRSDRASDVPKAPKKKASKNRYRRAARLSGFLFTLPALILLTMFMAVPLVEGIWYSFTDWDGTSADWVGFDNYLSVALNPDLQRTLLNSLFILVSIPVGMIFPFVSAYLLSSGIRGGRVLRIIIFAPTALSWVVIGLVARSFFSSDGVINGVLGGLGLGSLQTNWLAQPTWALIAVLVTFNAAVFGVNTVIFLAGFATVDRSMVEAARVDGASSTRILFSIVMPAMRRFVEFVFVITVVVSFTGLFALIFVMTGGGPGASTTTLEFAVWQTAFSSGSFGLGAALGLVLLIVTLAVILTIRAFSRSGDQE, from the coding sequence TTGATTGAGAACAAGGTCGAGCCCGATCTCCGCGGCCGGTCGGACCGAGCCTCCGACGTTCCGAAGGCGCCGAAGAAGAAGGCGTCGAAGAATAGGTACCGGCGGGCGGCGAGGCTCAGCGGCTTCCTGTTCACGCTCCCTGCCCTGATCCTGCTGACCATGTTCATGGCCGTCCCACTGGTGGAAGGCATCTGGTACAGCTTCACGGACTGGGATGGAACCAGCGCCGACTGGGTGGGATTTGACAACTACCTCAGCGTTGCCTTGAACCCGGACCTCCAGCGCACCCTGCTCAACAGCCTGTTCATCCTCGTGTCGATCCCGGTCGGAATGATCTTCCCATTCGTCTCGGCTTATCTGCTGAGCAGCGGAATCCGCGGCGGACGGGTGCTGCGGATCATCATCTTTGCGCCCACCGCGCTCTCGTGGGTGGTCATAGGGCTGGTGGCCCGCAGCTTCTTCTCCAGCGACGGCGTGATAAACGGCGTGCTCGGTGGACTCGGCCTCGGCTCACTGCAGACCAACTGGCTTGCCCAGCCGACGTGGGCGCTGATCGCTGTGCTCGTCACATTCAACGCCGCGGTTTTCGGCGTCAACACCGTCATCTTCCTGGCCGGGTTCGCGACTGTCGACCGCTCCATGGTAGAGGCAGCCCGGGTGGACGGTGCATCGTCCACACGGATCCTCTTCAGCATCGTGATGCCAGCGATGCGCCGATTCGTCGAATTCGTCTTCGTCATCACCGTTGTCGTGTCGTTCACCGGACTGTTCGCCCTGATCTTCGTAATGACCGGCGGCGGCCCAGGGGCGTCGACCACGACGCTGGAGTTCGCCGTATGGCAGACGGCGTTCTCAAGTGGCAGCTTCGGACTGGGGGCTGCCCTGGGGCTGGTGCTCCTCATCGTCACCTTGGCCGTGAT
- a CDS encoding ABC transporter substrate-binding protein — protein MTLTLWLDGDCSKGDCVEKPLIEGFEKANPSIKVNLVSQPVSSYFQALQSASVTGKGPDIANMWPGGYMTPFLPYMADLSQFMSRDIIKQSSSTKFYAKDNDPGKQVYAVPTGDQWYVGFYNKKLFAQNGISATPKTWDDLNATCTTLKGKGVLPIVNGGEYGAAEMGPLPEWSYIASTLSPDDWSKLYDGSLKYNNPALQSQLQAWADLYKNGCLNKDALNSPDPESQFIAGKAAMFFASGSWEVKNLYEKMGDNVGLLVPPYSPQPQHALSETAGSAYSVMKYSKHEAEAGKFAAYILSDEGQQIIAKFGLPPTRPGFTTAIPMMNELIKMSSAPGTTLYPMFDDYTQPGVTDAITSKIPQVLVGQLGVSDGLSAIDAAFDALPAKQKDVHVNLTSK, from the coding sequence GTGACGCTGACTCTGTGGCTTGACGGCGATTGCTCGAAGGGCGACTGTGTCGAGAAGCCGCTGATCGAGGGGTTCGAGAAGGCGAACCCCTCGATCAAGGTGAACCTCGTCTCCCAGCCCGTGAGCTCTTACTTCCAGGCCCTGCAGAGCGCGTCGGTGACCGGCAAGGGTCCGGACATCGCGAACATGTGGCCCGGCGGTTACATGACGCCCTTCCTGCCCTACATGGCTGATCTGAGCCAGTTCATGTCCAGGGACATCATCAAGCAGTCCTCGTCCACCAAGTTCTACGCGAAGGACAACGACCCCGGAAAGCAGGTGTACGCGGTACCGACCGGGGACCAGTGGTACGTGGGCTTCTACAACAAGAAGCTCTTCGCCCAGAACGGCATCTCGGCCACGCCGAAGACCTGGGACGACTTGAACGCGACCTGCACGACGCTCAAGGGCAAGGGGGTCCTTCCGATCGTGAACGGCGGCGAGTACGGCGCTGCGGAGATGGGACCGCTTCCAGAGTGGTCGTACATCGCCTCCACCCTCTCCCCTGACGACTGGTCCAAGCTCTACGACGGGAGCCTGAAGTACAACAATCCAGCGCTGCAGTCGCAGCTGCAGGCCTGGGCAGACCTCTACAAGAACGGCTGCCTGAACAAGGACGCTCTGAACTCGCCCGATCCCGAGAGCCAGTTCATCGCCGGCAAGGCTGCGATGTTCTTCGCCAGCGGCTCATGGGAAGTCAAGAACCTCTACGAGAAGATGGGCGACAACGTCGGGCTGCTGGTGCCCCCGTACTCGCCACAGCCGCAGCACGCCCTATCGGAGACGGCAGGCTCCGCCTATTCGGTGATGAAGTACTCCAAGCATGAAGCCGAGGCCGGGAAGTTCGCAGCTTACATCCTCAGTGACGAGGGTCAGCAGATCATCGCCAAGTTCGGGCTCCCGCCGACGCGCCCGGGCTTCACGACGGCGATCCCGATGATGAACGAGCTGATCAAGATGAGCTCGGCACCCGGAACGACGCTGTACCCGATGTTCGACGACTACACGCAGCCGGGCGTCACGGATGCGATCACGAGCAAGATCCCGCAGGTGCTGGTCGGCCAGCTCGGGGTGAGCGACGGGCTCTCCGCGATCGACGCGGCATTCGATGCGCTGCCGGCGAAGCAGAAGGACGTTCACGTGAACCTCACGTCCAAGTGA